The following are encoded in a window of Panicum virgatum strain AP13 chromosome 5N, P.virgatum_v5, whole genome shotgun sequence genomic DNA:
- the LOC120673010 gene encoding ABC transporter G family member 37 isoform X2, translating into MTVLHDVSGIVKPRRMTLLLGPPGSGKTSLLLALAGKLDKDLKVSGKVTYNGHGMNEFVPERTAAYISQHDLHIGEMTVRETLQFSARCQGVGTRYEMLTELARREKAANIKPDHDIDVYMKASAMGGQESSIVTDYILKILGLEVCADTVVGNEMLRGISGGQRKRVTTGEMLVGPARALFMDEISTGLDSSTTYQIVNSLRQTIHILGGTAVISLLQPAPETYNLFDDIILLSDGHVVYQGPREHVLEFFEFMGFRCPARKGVADFLQEVTSRKDQGQYWYRQDRPYRFVPVKKFADAFNTFHVGRSIQNELSEPFDRTRSHPAALATSKYGVKRMELLKATIDRELLLMKRNAFMYIFKSVNLTLMSLVVMTTFFRTNMHRNLTYGGIYMGALYFALDTVMFNGFAELAMTVLKLPVFFKQRDLLFFPAWAYTIPSWILQIPITFFEVGVYVFSTYYVIGFDPSVSRFFKQYLLLLALNQMSSALFRFIAGIGRDMVVSHTFGPLALLAFQTLGGYVLARPNVKKWWIWGYWISPLSYAQNAISTNEFLGKSWSQIQNGTTLGVTVLKNRGIFTEAKWYWIGFGALIGYTLLFNLLYTLALSVLSPFTDSHGSMSEEELKEKHATLTGEVIEGQKEKKSRRQEVELSNSVGPNSVTTSDNSSQNRKGMVLPFAPLSLTFNDIRYSVDMPEAMKAQGVTEDRLLLLKGVSGSFRPGVLTALMGVSGAGKTTLMDVLAGRKTGGYIEGDITISGYPKKQETFARISGYCEQNDIHSPHVTVYESLLFSAWLRLPSDIDLETRKMFIEEVMDLVELTSLRGALVGLPGVSGLSTEQRKRLTIAVELVANPSIIFMDEPTSGLDARAAAIVMRTVRNTVNTGRTVVCTIHQPSIDIFEAFDELFLMKRGGEEIYVGPVGQNSSKLIEYFERIEGVSKIKDGYNPATWMLEVSSSAQEEMLGVDFCEIYKQSELYQRNKELIEELSTPPPGFSDLNFPTQYSRSLFTQCLACLWKQKLSYWRNPSYTAVRIMFTVIIALLFGTMFWDLGGRTKKQQDLFNAMGSMYAAVLYLGVQNSGSVQPVVVVERTVFYRERAAGMYSALPYAFGQVLIELPYIFVQTLIYGVLVYSMIGFEWTAAKFLWYLFFMYFTLLYFTFYGMMAVGLTPNESIAAIISSAFYNVWNLFSGFLIPRPKIPVWWRWYSWICPVAWTLYGLVASQFGDLTHMLEDSDKPQTVAQFITEYYGFHHDLLWLVALVHVALACFFAFLFSFAIMKFNFQKR; encoded by the exons ATGACCGTCCTCCACGACGTCAGCGGGATCGTCAAGCCCCGGAGGATGACTCTGCTGCTGGGGCCTCCAGGGTCGGGAAAGACCAGCCTGCTCCTGGCGCTGGCCGGGAAGCTCGACAAGGACCTCAAGGTCTCGGGGAAGGTCACCTACAACGGGCACGGGATGAACGAGTTTGTCCCCGAGAGGACCGCGGCGTACATCAGCCAGCACGACCTCCACATCGGGGAGATGACCGTGAGGGAGACCTTGCAATTCTCGGCGCGGTGCCAAGGTGTTGGCACTAGATACG AAATGCTCACTGAGTTGGCCAGAAGGGAAAAGGCAGCGAACATCAAGCCAGACCATGATATTGATGTCTATATGAAG GCTTCAGCAATGGGTGGGCAAGAATCAAGTATTGTTACGGACTACATACTGAAG ATATTAGGATTGGAGGTCTGTGCGGACACAGTGGTAGGAAATGAGATGTTGAGGGGTATTTCTGGTGGTCAACGGAAGCGTGTCACAACAG GTGAAATGCTTGTTGGTCCGGCAAGAGCtctgttcatggatgagatatCCACTGGACTGGACAGCTCAACCACATACCAGATTGTGAATTCCCTTAGGCAGACTATCCACATCCTTGGCGGAACTGCAGTCATTTCCTTGCTCCAGCCAGCGCCTGAAACATACAACTTGTTTGATGACATTATACTCCTCTCTGATGGGCACGTTGTGTACCAGGGCCCCCGTGAACATGTGCTCGAGTTCTTTGAGTTCATGGGCTTCAGATGCCCTGCCAGAAAGGGTGTGGCTGACTTCTTGCAGGAG GTGACATCAAGGAAAGACCAGGGGCAGTATTGGTATAGGCAGGACAGGCCATACCGTTTTGTGCCTGTGAAGAAATTTGCAGATGCATTCAATACATTCCACGTGGGCCGTTCCATACAAAATGAACTTTCAGAGCCGTTTGATAGGACTCGGAGCCACCCTGCTGCGCTAGCTACTTCAAAGTATGGTGTCAAGAGGATGGAGTTGCTGAAAGCCACTATTGATAGGGAGCTTCTACTCATGAAGAGGAATGCATTTATGTACATTTTTAAATCTGTTAAC CTAACTCTTATGTCACTTGTTGTGATGACTACATTTTTCCGTACCAATATGCACCGTAATTTGACTTATGGAGGCATCTACATGGGAGCTCTCTACTTTGCTCTTGACACTGTCATGTTCAATGGTTTTGCGGAGCTTGCCATGACTGTCCTGAAACTGCCTGTATTCTTCAAGCAGAGGGATCTTCTTTTCTTCCCTGCATGGGCCTACACCATACCATCGTGGATTCTTCAGATCCCTATCACATTTTTTGAAGTTGGAGTTTATGTTTTCTCCACATACTATGTTATTGGATTTGATCCCAGTGTGAGCAG GTTCTTTAAGCAGTATCTGCTGCTCCTTGCACTCAATCAGATGTCATCTGCACTTTTCCGTTTCATTGCTGGAATTGGAAGAGACATGGTTGTGTCTCACACCTTTGGGCCCTTAGCACTGTTGGCTTTCCAAACACTGGGTGGCTATGTCCTTGCAAGAC CTAATGTGAAGAAATGGTGGATTTGGGGTTACTGGATCTCTCCTCTATCGTATGCACAGAATGCTATTTCAACAAATGAATTTCTGGGTAAAAGTTGGAGCCAA ATTCAAAATGGAACAACCTTGGGGGTTACTGTTCTCAAGAACCGTGGCATCTTTACTGAAGCTAAGTGGTACTGGATAGGCTTTGGTGCCTTGATTGGATACACACTCCTCTTCAACCTGCTCTACACTCTAGCTCTTTCAGTTTTGAGTC CATTCACTGACTCTCATGGATCAATGTCTGAAGAGGAATTGAAAGAAAAGCATGCCACCTTAACTGGTGAAGTTATAGAGggacaaaaggaaaagaaatctAGGAGGCAGGAAGTGGAGTTGTCCAACAGTGTTGGTCCAAACTCTGTGACTACCAGTGACAATTCTAGCCAAAACAGGAAGGGGATGGTCCTCCCATTTGCACCACTGTCTCTGACCTTTAATGACATTAGATACTCAGTGGACATGCCAGAG GCAATGAAAGCACAAGGAGTAACAGAAGACCGCCTGCTGCTTTTGAAGGGTGTTAGTGGTTCTTTTAGGCCAGGAGTCCTTACTGCATTGATGGGTGTTAGTGGAGCCGGAAAGACCACTCTGATGGATGTATTAGCAGGTAGAAAAACTGGAGGCTATATTGAGGGAGATATCACCATCTCAGGCTATCCAAAGAAGCAAGAGACCTTTGCACGGATATCAGGATACTGTGAGCAAAATGATATTCATTCTCCACATGTAACAGTATACGAGTCCCTACTATTTTCTGCATGGCTGCGCCTTCCTTCAGATATCGATTTAGAAACACGAAAG ATGTTCATCGAGGAGGTTATGGATCTTGTAGAGCTCACATCATTGAGGGGTGCACTTGTTGGGCTTCCTGGAGTGAGTGGCCTGTCAACTGAGCAACGCAAGAGGCTAACTATTGCTGTGGAGCTTGTTGCCAATCCATCGATCATTTTTATGGATGAGCCAACCTCCGGTCTTGATGCTCGTGCAGCTGCAATTGTGATGAGGACTGTAAGGAACACTGTGAACACCGGCAGGACTGTTGTTTGCACCATCCACCAGCCAAGCATTGACATATTTGAAGCATTTGATGAG CTTTTCCTAATGAAGAGAGGAGGTGAAGAGATATATGTTGGTCCAGTGGGACAGAACTCCTCAAAACTGATTGAGTACTTTGAG AGAATTGAAGGTGTTAGTAAGATAAAGGACGGATATAACCCAGCAACCTGGATGTTGGAAGTGTCGTCTAGTGCCCAGGAGGAGATGCTCGGGGTTGATTTCTGTGAAATCTATAAGCAATCAGAATTATATCA AAGGAACAAGGAACTCATAGAGGAGCTGAGCACACCACCTCCTGGCTTTAGTGATCTCAATTTCCCTACGCAGTACTCAAGATCGTTGTTTACTCAATGCCTAGCTTGCCTGTGGAAGCAGAAGTTGTCATACTGGAGGAATCCATCATACACGGCAGTTAGAATAATGTTCACCGTCATCATTGCACTCTTGTTTGGAACCATGTTCTGGGACCTTGGGGGAAGAAC TAAAAAACAACAGGATCTGTTCAATGCCATGGGATCAATGTATGCTGCAGTTCTGTATCTTGGAGTGCAGAACTCTGGTTCTGTTCAaccagtggtggtggtggaacgaACAGTCTTCTATCGAGAAAGAGCGGCTGGCATGTATTCAGCTTTGCCATATGCATTTGGACAG GTTCTGATTGAATTGCCATACAtctttgtccagactctgatatACGGTGTGCTGGTCTATTCCATGATTGGATTTGAGTGGACTGCTGCCAAGTTCCTCTGGTACCTGTTCTTCATGTACTTCACGCTGCTCTACTTCACGTTCTATGGTATGATGGCAGTTGGCTTGACTCCGAATGAAAGCATAGCGGCTATCATCTCATCAGCGTTCTACAACGTGTGGAACCTCTTCTCAGGATTTTTGATCCCTCGACCT AAAATTCCTGTATGGTGGAGGTGGTACAGCTGGATCTGCCCGGTTGCATGGACACTGTACGGATTGGTTGCCTCCCAGTTTGGTGACCTCACGCATATGCTTGAAGACTCAGATAAACCACAGACCGTGGCACAATTCATCACAGAATACTATGGCTTCCATCACGACCTCCTGTGGCTCGTCGCGTTGGTGCACGTTGCCCTGGCCTGTTTCTTCGCGTTCCTGTTCAGTTTCGCCATCATGAAGTTCAACTTCCAGAAGAGATGA
- the LOC120673010 gene encoding ABC transporter G family member 37 isoform X1: MDREIHRVTSLQRDSSLWRRGDDVFSRQSSRFQDEEDDEEALRWAALERLPTFDRVRRGMLALDGDGEKVEVDVGRLGARASRALIERLVRAADDDHERFLLKLKERMDRVGIDYPTIEVRYEHLEVEAQVHVGNRGLPTLINSVTNTIESIGNALHIFPSRKQPMTVLHDVSGIVKPRRMTLLLGPPGSGKTSLLLALAGKLDKDLKVSGKVTYNGHGMNEFVPERTAAYISQHDLHIGEMTVRETLQFSARCQGVGTRYEMLTELARREKAANIKPDHDIDVYMKASAMGGQESSIVTDYILKILGLEVCADTVVGNEMLRGISGGQRKRVTTGEMLVGPARALFMDEISTGLDSSTTYQIVNSLRQTIHILGGTAVISLLQPAPETYNLFDDIILLSDGHVVYQGPREHVLEFFEFMGFRCPARKGVADFLQEVTSRKDQGQYWYRQDRPYRFVPVKKFADAFNTFHVGRSIQNELSEPFDRTRSHPAALATSKYGVKRMELLKATIDRELLLMKRNAFMYIFKSVNLTLMSLVVMTTFFRTNMHRNLTYGGIYMGALYFALDTVMFNGFAELAMTVLKLPVFFKQRDLLFFPAWAYTIPSWILQIPITFFEVGVYVFSTYYVIGFDPSVSRFFKQYLLLLALNQMSSALFRFIAGIGRDMVVSHTFGPLALLAFQTLGGYVLARPNVKKWWIWGYWISPLSYAQNAISTNEFLGKSWSQIQNGTTLGVTVLKNRGIFTEAKWYWIGFGALIGYTLLFNLLYTLALSVLSPFTDSHGSMSEEELKEKHATLTGEVIEGQKEKKSRRQEVELSNSVGPNSVTTSDNSSQNRKGMVLPFAPLSLTFNDIRYSVDMPEAMKAQGVTEDRLLLLKGVSGSFRPGVLTALMGVSGAGKTTLMDVLAGRKTGGYIEGDITISGYPKKQETFARISGYCEQNDIHSPHVTVYESLLFSAWLRLPSDIDLETRKMFIEEVMDLVELTSLRGALVGLPGVSGLSTEQRKRLTIAVELVANPSIIFMDEPTSGLDARAAAIVMRTVRNTVNTGRTVVCTIHQPSIDIFEAFDELFLMKRGGEEIYVGPVGQNSSKLIEYFERIEGVSKIKDGYNPATWMLEVSSSAQEEMLGVDFCEIYKQSELYQRNKELIEELSTPPPGFSDLNFPTQYSRSLFTQCLACLWKQKLSYWRNPSYTAVRIMFTVIIALLFGTMFWDLGGRTKKQQDLFNAMGSMYAAVLYLGVQNSGSVQPVVVVERTVFYRERAAGMYSALPYAFGQVLIELPYIFVQTLIYGVLVYSMIGFEWTAAKFLWYLFFMYFTLLYFTFYGMMAVGLTPNESIAAIISSAFYNVWNLFSGFLIPRPKIPVWWRWYSWICPVAWTLYGLVASQFGDLTHMLEDSDKPQTVAQFITEYYGFHHDLLWLVALVHVALACFFAFLFSFAIMKFNFQKR; the protein is encoded by the exons ATGGATCGGGAGATCCACCGGGTGACGAGCCTGCAGCGGGACAGCTCGCTGTGGCGGCGCGGGGACGACGTGTTCTCGCGGCAGTCGTCGCGGTTccaggacgaggaggacgacgaggaggcgctgcggtgggcggcgctggagcggctGCCGACGTTCGACCGGGTGCGGCGGGGCATGCTGGCGCTGGACGGGGACGGCGAGAAGGTGGAGGTGGACGTGGGGCGGCTGGGCGCGCGCGCGTCCCGCGCCCTCATCGAGCGCCtcgtccgcgccgccgacgacgaccACGAGCGCTTCCTGCTCAAGCTCAAGGAGCGCATGGACCGCGTCGGCATCGACTACCCCACCATCGAGGTCCGCTACGAGCACCTCGAGGTCGAGGCGCAGGTGCACGTCGGCAACCGCGGCCTCCCCACGCTCATCAACTCCGTCACCAACACCATCGAG TCCATCGGGAACGCGCTACACATCTTCCCCAGCAGGAAGCAACCGATGACCGTCCTCCACGACGTCAGCGGGATCGTCAAGCCCCGGAGGATGACTCTGCTGCTGGGGCCTCCAGGGTCGGGAAAGACCAGCCTGCTCCTGGCGCTGGCCGGGAAGCTCGACAAGGACCTCAAGGTCTCGGGGAAGGTCACCTACAACGGGCACGGGATGAACGAGTTTGTCCCCGAGAGGACCGCGGCGTACATCAGCCAGCACGACCTCCACATCGGGGAGATGACCGTGAGGGAGACCTTGCAATTCTCGGCGCGGTGCCAAGGTGTTGGCACTAGATACG AAATGCTCACTGAGTTGGCCAGAAGGGAAAAGGCAGCGAACATCAAGCCAGACCATGATATTGATGTCTATATGAAG GCTTCAGCAATGGGTGGGCAAGAATCAAGTATTGTTACGGACTACATACTGAAG ATATTAGGATTGGAGGTCTGTGCGGACACAGTGGTAGGAAATGAGATGTTGAGGGGTATTTCTGGTGGTCAACGGAAGCGTGTCACAACAG GTGAAATGCTTGTTGGTCCGGCAAGAGCtctgttcatggatgagatatCCACTGGACTGGACAGCTCAACCACATACCAGATTGTGAATTCCCTTAGGCAGACTATCCACATCCTTGGCGGAACTGCAGTCATTTCCTTGCTCCAGCCAGCGCCTGAAACATACAACTTGTTTGATGACATTATACTCCTCTCTGATGGGCACGTTGTGTACCAGGGCCCCCGTGAACATGTGCTCGAGTTCTTTGAGTTCATGGGCTTCAGATGCCCTGCCAGAAAGGGTGTGGCTGACTTCTTGCAGGAG GTGACATCAAGGAAAGACCAGGGGCAGTATTGGTATAGGCAGGACAGGCCATACCGTTTTGTGCCTGTGAAGAAATTTGCAGATGCATTCAATACATTCCACGTGGGCCGTTCCATACAAAATGAACTTTCAGAGCCGTTTGATAGGACTCGGAGCCACCCTGCTGCGCTAGCTACTTCAAAGTATGGTGTCAAGAGGATGGAGTTGCTGAAAGCCACTATTGATAGGGAGCTTCTACTCATGAAGAGGAATGCATTTATGTACATTTTTAAATCTGTTAAC CTAACTCTTATGTCACTTGTTGTGATGACTACATTTTTCCGTACCAATATGCACCGTAATTTGACTTATGGAGGCATCTACATGGGAGCTCTCTACTTTGCTCTTGACACTGTCATGTTCAATGGTTTTGCGGAGCTTGCCATGACTGTCCTGAAACTGCCTGTATTCTTCAAGCAGAGGGATCTTCTTTTCTTCCCTGCATGGGCCTACACCATACCATCGTGGATTCTTCAGATCCCTATCACATTTTTTGAAGTTGGAGTTTATGTTTTCTCCACATACTATGTTATTGGATTTGATCCCAGTGTGAGCAG GTTCTTTAAGCAGTATCTGCTGCTCCTTGCACTCAATCAGATGTCATCTGCACTTTTCCGTTTCATTGCTGGAATTGGAAGAGACATGGTTGTGTCTCACACCTTTGGGCCCTTAGCACTGTTGGCTTTCCAAACACTGGGTGGCTATGTCCTTGCAAGAC CTAATGTGAAGAAATGGTGGATTTGGGGTTACTGGATCTCTCCTCTATCGTATGCACAGAATGCTATTTCAACAAATGAATTTCTGGGTAAAAGTTGGAGCCAA ATTCAAAATGGAACAACCTTGGGGGTTACTGTTCTCAAGAACCGTGGCATCTTTACTGAAGCTAAGTGGTACTGGATAGGCTTTGGTGCCTTGATTGGATACACACTCCTCTTCAACCTGCTCTACACTCTAGCTCTTTCAGTTTTGAGTC CATTCACTGACTCTCATGGATCAATGTCTGAAGAGGAATTGAAAGAAAAGCATGCCACCTTAACTGGTGAAGTTATAGAGggacaaaaggaaaagaaatctAGGAGGCAGGAAGTGGAGTTGTCCAACAGTGTTGGTCCAAACTCTGTGACTACCAGTGACAATTCTAGCCAAAACAGGAAGGGGATGGTCCTCCCATTTGCACCACTGTCTCTGACCTTTAATGACATTAGATACTCAGTGGACATGCCAGAG GCAATGAAAGCACAAGGAGTAACAGAAGACCGCCTGCTGCTTTTGAAGGGTGTTAGTGGTTCTTTTAGGCCAGGAGTCCTTACTGCATTGATGGGTGTTAGTGGAGCCGGAAAGACCACTCTGATGGATGTATTAGCAGGTAGAAAAACTGGAGGCTATATTGAGGGAGATATCACCATCTCAGGCTATCCAAAGAAGCAAGAGACCTTTGCACGGATATCAGGATACTGTGAGCAAAATGATATTCATTCTCCACATGTAACAGTATACGAGTCCCTACTATTTTCTGCATGGCTGCGCCTTCCTTCAGATATCGATTTAGAAACACGAAAG ATGTTCATCGAGGAGGTTATGGATCTTGTAGAGCTCACATCATTGAGGGGTGCACTTGTTGGGCTTCCTGGAGTGAGTGGCCTGTCAACTGAGCAACGCAAGAGGCTAACTATTGCTGTGGAGCTTGTTGCCAATCCATCGATCATTTTTATGGATGAGCCAACCTCCGGTCTTGATGCTCGTGCAGCTGCAATTGTGATGAGGACTGTAAGGAACACTGTGAACACCGGCAGGACTGTTGTTTGCACCATCCACCAGCCAAGCATTGACATATTTGAAGCATTTGATGAG CTTTTCCTAATGAAGAGAGGAGGTGAAGAGATATATGTTGGTCCAGTGGGACAGAACTCCTCAAAACTGATTGAGTACTTTGAG AGAATTGAAGGTGTTAGTAAGATAAAGGACGGATATAACCCAGCAACCTGGATGTTGGAAGTGTCGTCTAGTGCCCAGGAGGAGATGCTCGGGGTTGATTTCTGTGAAATCTATAAGCAATCAGAATTATATCA AAGGAACAAGGAACTCATAGAGGAGCTGAGCACACCACCTCCTGGCTTTAGTGATCTCAATTTCCCTACGCAGTACTCAAGATCGTTGTTTACTCAATGCCTAGCTTGCCTGTGGAAGCAGAAGTTGTCATACTGGAGGAATCCATCATACACGGCAGTTAGAATAATGTTCACCGTCATCATTGCACTCTTGTTTGGAACCATGTTCTGGGACCTTGGGGGAAGAAC TAAAAAACAACAGGATCTGTTCAATGCCATGGGATCAATGTATGCTGCAGTTCTGTATCTTGGAGTGCAGAACTCTGGTTCTGTTCAaccagtggtggtggtggaacgaACAGTCTTCTATCGAGAAAGAGCGGCTGGCATGTATTCAGCTTTGCCATATGCATTTGGACAG GTTCTGATTGAATTGCCATACAtctttgtccagactctgatatACGGTGTGCTGGTCTATTCCATGATTGGATTTGAGTGGACTGCTGCCAAGTTCCTCTGGTACCTGTTCTTCATGTACTTCACGCTGCTCTACTTCACGTTCTATGGTATGATGGCAGTTGGCTTGACTCCGAATGAAAGCATAGCGGCTATCATCTCATCAGCGTTCTACAACGTGTGGAACCTCTTCTCAGGATTTTTGATCCCTCGACCT AAAATTCCTGTATGGTGGAGGTGGTACAGCTGGATCTGCCCGGTTGCATGGACACTGTACGGATTGGTTGCCTCCCAGTTTGGTGACCTCACGCATATGCTTGAAGACTCAGATAAACCACAGACCGTGGCACAATTCATCACAGAATACTATGGCTTCCATCACGACCTCCTGTGGCTCGTCGCGTTGGTGCACGTTGCCCTGGCCTGTTTCTTCGCGTTCCTGTTCAGTTTCGCCATCATGAAGTTCAACTTCCAGAAGAGATGA
- the LOC120674849 gene encoding uncharacterized protein LOC120674849 codes for MAAYSAEKARALEQCERDLDLAIERLGNLRLDPEHDAAPDINGDVIRHAPAAAAAAVPVPSGGGIISRAEWIERLMMEMSSAADAGDARARAARFLEDFGAAAASRAERDGALALRENAILKKAVRLQHRLDREKAAANRELQERVRSLEPWRRTSTRCPCTSSARGRRGGSMSGRFHPEVF; via the coding sequence ATGGCGGCCTACTCCGCCGAGAAGGCGCGGGCGCTGGAGCAGTGCGAGAGGGATCTGGACCTGGCGATCGAGCGCCTGGGCAATCTGCGGCTGGATCCCGAGCACGACGCCGCTCCTGACATCAACGGCGACGTCATCCGtcacgcccccgccgccgccgccgccgcagtcccTGTCCCGTCAGGCGGTGGCATCATCAGCCGCGCGGAATGGATCGAGAGGCTCATGATGGAGATGTCGAGCGCCGCGGACGCGGGCGACGCCAGGGCCCGCGCCGCCAGGTTCCTGGAGGacttcggcgccgccgccgcctcccgcgcggAGCGGGACGGGGCCCTGGCCCTGCGGGAGAACGCCATCCTGAAGAAGGCCGTGCGCCTGCAGCACCGGCTGGAcagggagaaggcggcggcgaaccGGGAGCTCCAGGAGCGCGTGAGGAGCCTGGAGCCCTGGAGGCGGACAAGTACGCGCTGTCCGTGCACCTCAAGCGCGCGCGGCCGCAGGGGGGGGTCCATGAGCGGGCGGTTCCACCCGGAGGTTTTCTGA